The proteins below are encoded in one region of Thermococcus peptonophilus:
- a CDS encoding PRC-barrel domain-containing protein, giving the protein MVKIMASKLRDVELITDTGIRLGWVYDLSFDEETGEILVIVAEPDEDLDVSEFVTDQEGLLLIPISAVKSIGEVIIIDSNKLAVKSKLKHLPSVTGTAREKRLGGGLQRKD; this is encoded by the coding sequence ATGGTAAAGATAATGGCATCAAAACTTAGGGACGTTGAGCTGATAACCGATACGGGAATAAGGCTTGGATGGGTCTACGACCTGAGCTTCGATGAGGAAACGGGGGAGATACTTGTCATCGTGGCAGAACCCGACGAGGACCTCGACGTCAGTGAGTTTGTGACGGACCAGGAAGGACTCCTTCTAATCCCAATCAGCGCGGTGAAGAGCATTGGTGAGGTCATAATAATAGACTCCAACAAACTGGCTGTTAAGTCAAAGCTTAAGCACCTTCCAAGCGTGACTGGAACTGCACGGGAGAAGAGGCTTGGCGGCGGCCTCCAGAGGAAGGACTAA
- a CDS encoding metallophosphoesterase family protein: MLIALISDIHSNWEALQAVWKEVKYADVILCMGDLVGYGASPNEVVEFVRKQMEERTLLCVRGNHDNAVAFGADWGFNPYAREAVRWHQWVMKSENLEFLRRLPVRQLFTDDRERSYLLIHGSPRAPLDEYLFPWLPESEFRSVLNYVRQDDLLVGHTHISMLKVIDGRRIINPGSVGQPRDGDWRASYALMDTDEEPPENVEFHRVEYDVEEAARKIIEEGLPRFLANRLFEGL, translated from the coding sequence ATGCTCATCGCCCTAATCTCAGACATCCACTCCAACTGGGAGGCCCTTCAGGCGGTGTGGAAGGAGGTAAAGTACGCCGATGTGATACTCTGCATGGGGGATTTGGTTGGTTACGGAGCAAGTCCAAATGAGGTTGTTGAGTTCGTCAGAAAGCAGATGGAGGAGAGGACCCTTCTCTGCGTCAGGGGCAACCACGACAACGCGGTGGCATTTGGAGCGGACTGGGGGTTCAATCCCTACGCGAGGGAAGCGGTTAGATGGCACCAGTGGGTTATGAAGAGCGAGAACCTGGAGTTTCTGAGGAGGCTCCCCGTGAGACAGCTCTTCACTGACGACAGGGAAAGGAGTTATCTCCTAATCCACGGCTCCCCGAGGGCACCTCTGGATGAGTACCTCTTTCCCTGGCTCCCAGAGAGCGAGTTCAGGTCTGTTCTTAACTACGTCAGGCAGGACGACCTTTTAGTGGGCCACACCCACATCTCGATGCTCAAAGTCATAGATGGACGGAGGATAATCAATCCGGGCTCTGTAGGCCAGCCCAGGGACGGGGACTGGAGGGCGAGCTACGCACTTATGGATACTGACGAGGAGCCTCCAGAGAACGTGGAATTCCACAGGGTAGAATACGATGTGGAAGAGGCGGCAAGGAAAATAATCGAAGAGGGTCTTCCAAGGTTTCTAGCGAATAGGCTGTTCGAGGGCCTTTAG
- a CDS encoding phosphoribosyltransferase, producing the protein MKKFPARLASWEDIERWAKEGAWKILEEGWKPDVVVGLARGGWVAARLYCDYLGIKDLVSLKVEHWGVTATPDGKARLKYGTNYDLSRKKVLIVDDISDTGESLTLAKNYVESKSPAEVRTATLLTIRGSRFKPEYYGEEIDWAWIVFPWNFVEDMINLVSNILEEKEAVSTDEIVELFKELHGLEVPKGKLEEALRMAEMRKVFKFREGKWLKA; encoded by the coding sequence ATGAAGAAGTTTCCTGCAAGGCTCGCTTCTTGGGAAGACATTGAAAGGTGGGCGAAGGAAGGCGCTTGGAAGATTCTGGAAGAAGGCTGGAAGCCAGACGTGGTGGTTGGTCTCGCTAGGGGAGGCTGGGTCGCGGCGAGGCTCTACTGCGACTACCTCGGTATTAAAGACCTCGTCAGCCTCAAGGTGGAGCATTGGGGCGTTACAGCAACCCCGGACGGCAAGGCCAGGCTCAAGTACGGCACGAACTACGACCTCAGCAGGAAAAAGGTTCTCATTGTCGACGACATCAGCGATACAGGTGAGAGCCTGACGCTGGCGAAGAACTACGTTGAGAGCAAGAGCCCTGCGGAAGTCAGGACTGCGACACTCCTAACGATCAGAGGCTCCCGCTTTAAGCCTGAGTACTACGGGGAGGAAATAGACTGGGCCTGGATAGTCTTCCCGTGGAACTTCGTCGAGGACATGATAAACCTCGTGAGCAACATCCTCGAGGAGAAAGAAGCCGTCAGCACAGACGAAATAGTCGAACTATTCAAGGAGCTCCATGGTCTCGAAGTCCCGAAGGGCAAGCTCGAAGAGGCCCTCAGGATGGCTGAAATGAGGAAGGTTTTTAAGTTCAGGGAAGGGAAGTGGCTCAAAGCCTGA
- the acs gene encoding acetate--CoA ligase alpha subunit, which translates to MADPKIEALFRPKSVAVIGASGKPGKIGYAIMKNLVDYGYEGKIYAVNIKGGEIEISGRKFPVYKSILDVPDEVDMAVIVVPAKFVPQVVEECGQKGVKVLPIISSGFGELGEEGKKVEQQLVETAHKYGMRILGPNIFGVVYTPEKLNATFGPTDVLPGPLALISQSGALGIALMGWTILEKVGLSAVVSVGNKSDIDDADLLEYFKEDENTRAILIYMEGVKDGRRFMEVAKEVSMVKPIVIIKAGRSERGAKAAASHTGSLAGSDKVYDAAFKQSGVIRAYTIGEAFDYARTLSNLPEPEGENLVILTNGGGIGVMATDAAEEAGLHLYDNLEDLKVFANHMPPFGSYKNPVDLTGMAGAESYEGAIRDALANPNMHSIAVLYCQTAVLDPRDLADIVIREYNESGRKKPLVVAIVGGIEAKEAIDRLNEEGIPAYPEPERAIKALAALYRWSRWKKKQKKE; encoded by the coding sequence ATGGCTGACCCCAAGATAGAGGCACTGTTCAGGCCCAAGAGCGTTGCAGTTATAGGCGCTTCTGGAAAGCCTGGAAAGATAGGCTATGCGATTATGAAGAACCTCGTCGATTACGGATACGAAGGAAAGATATACGCTGTCAACATCAAGGGCGGCGAAATTGAGATCAGTGGAAGGAAATTCCCTGTTTACAAGAGCATTCTTGATGTTCCCGATGAGGTTGACATGGCAGTTATCGTCGTTCCGGCAAAGTTCGTCCCGCAGGTCGTTGAGGAGTGCGGTCAGAAGGGCGTTAAGGTTCTCCCAATCATAAGTTCGGGCTTCGGTGAGCTCGGTGAGGAGGGCAAGAAGGTCGAGCAGCAGCTCGTTGAGACTGCCCACAAGTACGGCATGAGGATTCTCGGCCCGAACATCTTCGGCGTCGTTTACACTCCCGAGAAACTCAACGCCACCTTCGGTCCGACCGACGTTCTCCCCGGTCCGCTCGCCCTCATCAGCCAGAGCGGTGCCCTTGGAATAGCCCTTATGGGCTGGACGATCCTTGAGAAGGTTGGTCTCTCCGCTGTAGTCAGCGTTGGAAACAAGAGCGACATTGACGACGCCGACCTGCTCGAGTACTTCAAGGAGGACGAGAACACAAGGGCAATCCTCATCTACATGGAGGGCGTCAAGGACGGAAGGCGCTTCATGGAGGTTGCAAAGGAAGTCAGCATGGTCAAGCCAATAGTCATCATCAAGGCCGGAAGGAGCGAGCGCGGTGCAAAGGCTGCCGCTTCCCACACCGGTTCGCTCGCCGGAAGCGACAAGGTCTACGATGCCGCCTTCAAACAGAGTGGTGTCATAAGGGCCTACACCATCGGCGAGGCCTTCGACTACGCAAGAACCCTCAGCAACCTGCCAGAGCCAGAGGGAGAGAACCTCGTCATCCTCACCAACGGCGGTGGAATAGGCGTCATGGCTACCGATGCGGCAGAGGAAGCCGGCCTGCACCTCTACGACAACCTCGAAGACCTCAAGGTCTTCGCCAACCACATGCCGCCGTTCGGCTCCTACAAGAACCCGGTTGACCTCACCGGTATGGCCGGTGCCGAGAGCTACGAAGGTGCCATAAGGGACGCTCTCGCCAACCCAAACATGCACAGCATAGCGGTTCTCTACTGCCAGACGGCCGTCCTCGATCCTAGGGACCTCGCCGACATAGTCATCCGCGAGTACAACGAGAGCGGCAGGAAGAAGCCGCTCGTCGTTGCTATCGTCGGTGGTATCGAGGCCAAAGAAGCCATTGACAGGCTCAACGAGGAGGGCATTCCTGCCTATCCTGAGCCGGAGAGGGCAATAAAGGCCCTCGCGGCGCTCTACCGCTGGAGCAGGTGGAAGAAGAAGCAGAAGAAGGAGTGA